A stretch of DNA from Halanaerobium saccharolyticum subsp. saccharolyticum DSM 6643:
AATCATACAAACTATGAAGTCGAGAATATTTTAAATTCTAAAAAAATATTCAGCCAGGAAATAGGAAATAAATTTGATTGGGGCTGGAGTTTAATGGAAATTTATCAGATTGATAACGACAATTTTGTTAGTTTTAAACAGAGCAGCTATTTTAGGGAAAGACAGCGAGGAGAATTTTTTAAGATTAATAAAAAAGCTGTTGATTTTATGAGGACATTTGAAGATGATAAAGCTGATTTTTTAGATTAAAGAAATTATTCAAAATATTAACTAATATTCCTTCAAAAAGTGTGGTATAATACTTATGAGGTGAAGAATATGAATAAATACCGAAAAGTAGCTGAGCTTATAAAAAACTCTAAACATACAACAGTTTTTACTGGTGCCGGGGTTTCAGTTGAAAGTGGTGTACCTCCATTTAGAGGTGAAGACGGTCTTTGGAATGATTATGATCCAATTATTTTAGATCTTAAGAATTTTTATAAACATCCAGAAAAAAGCTGGGATACAATTAAAAAAATATTTTATGATTATTTTGGTAAGGCTGAACCAAATGATGCTCATAAGGTTATTGCTAGATTAGAAAAAGAGGGATATGTTAAAGCAGTAATTACCCAAAATATAGATAATCTTCATCAAAATGCGGGGAGTAAAAATGTATTTGAATTTCATGGTAATTCCCGTAATTTAATTTGTACTGAGTGTGGAGAAAAATATTCTGTTAATGATGAATTGTTATCAGAGCTGCCTCCAAAGTGTAAAAAATGTGGAGATGTATTAAAACCTGATTTTGTTTTTTTTGGTGAAGCGATACCAGAACGTGAAGAAAAGTTATCGTTTGAAGAAGCAGAAAAAGCAGAACTATTCATTATAATTGGTACAACTGGAGAAATCCAGCCTGCCTCTCTAATTCCTGTTGTAGCCAACAGTAAAGGAGCTAAAATAGTAGAAATTAATATTAAAAAATCTAATTTCACTGATGATATAACAGAAATATTTATTAAAGAAAAAGCAAGTACAGCTATGAAAAAAATTGAGAAAGAATTAGATAAATTAAAGTAGAATATATTAAATCCTCAGTTTTTGGACTGAGGATTTTCTTTATATTCTGCAATATATGATAAATTTCTATACTGTTCTTTATAGTCAAGTCCATATCCCACTACAAACTTATCTTCAATTTCAAAACCAGTATATTGGACCGGTAGATCTAAAAGTTTATTATCTGAAATATGGAGGAGAGTACAAATATTTATACTTTTAGGATTCCGGGCACCAAGATTTTTTAATAAATAACTATGAGTTAAACCTGTTCTTATAATATTTTCAATAATCAAGACATTTTTTCCAGAAATACTAAATTCTAAATCTCTAGTTACTCTAATTACCCCTGAATTATCTTCATCCGCATAATGATTCAATTCCAAAAAATCAAGCCTAAT
This window harbors:
- a CDS encoding SIR2 family NAD-dependent protein deacylase, translated to MNKYRKVAELIKNSKHTTVFTGAGVSVESGVPPFRGEDGLWNDYDPIILDLKNFYKHPEKSWDTIKKIFYDYFGKAEPNDAHKVIARLEKEGYVKAVITQNIDNLHQNAGSKNVFEFHGNSRNLICTECGEKYSVNDELLSELPPKCKKCGDVLKPDFVFFGEAIPEREEKLSFEEAEKAELFIIIGTTGEIQPASLIPVVANSKGAKIVEINIKKSNFTDDITEIFIKEKASTAMKKIEKELDKLK
- the hpt gene encoding hypoxanthine phosphoribosyltransferase → MDTQKLEKIIISEEEISQRIDELAAQLNKDFKDKEVIMVSILKSSLYFMADLSRKLKFPIRLDFLELNHYADEDNSGVIRVTRDLEFSISGKNVLIIENIIRTGLTHSYLLKNLGARNPKSINICTLLHISDNKLLDLPVQYTGFEIEDKFVVGYGLDYKEQYRNLSYIAEYKENPQSKN